One genomic window of Oryctolagus cuniculus chromosome 11, mOryCun1.1, whole genome shotgun sequence includes the following:
- the ORYCUNV1R1606 gene encoding vomeronasal 1 receptor oryCunV1R1606, with protein MLSLKHVYFLQAGMGISANAFLFLFHIFTIHQDHRPKPTDVTTCHLAFVHIVMLLTALDILSMNMFKSLNFPNDLKCKSSFYLSRVMRGLSICTTCLLSIIQAITISPSTFCISRFKQKLPRYISHAFFCFWSLNLCSCSNIIIYTVAYSNMTNPPNIIKFCSFSSMNPIIMELFFTFSLSQNVFFVGLMLLSSAYMVIFLSSHQRRSDYLHSRRVFPRTSPAKRATQTVLLLVSFFVIVYCLDIIMSSVSTILGKYDPVVLDVQRLVGNVYATVSPLVLISSDKRIVGILQSMLDMASILTSR; from the coding sequence ATGCTATCATTAAAACATGTGTATTTTTTGCAAGCTGGCATGGGAATCTCAGCCAatgccttcctctttctcttccacatCTTCACCATCCACCAGGATCATAGGCCCAAGCCCACCGATGTGACCACTTGCCACTTGGCTTTTGTCCACATAGTGATGCTACTGACTGCACTGGACATTTTATCTATGAACATGTTCAAGTCACTGAATTTTCCCAATGACTTAAAATGTAAGTCTTCCTTCTATTTGAGCAGGGTGATGAGGGGTCTCTCCATCTGTACCACCTGCCTCCTGAGCATCATCCAGGCCATCACCATCAGCCCCAGCACCTTCTGCATATCAAGATTTAAACAGAAACTTCCAAGGTATATTAGCcatgctttcttttgtttttggtctCTCAACTTGTGTTCCTGTAGCAACATCATCATCTACACTGTAGCTTATTCCAACATGACCAATCCACCAAATATCATTAAGTTCTGCTCATTTTCCTCAATGAACCCCATCATCATGGAactgtttttcacattttcattGTCCCAGAACGTCTTCTTTGTAGGACTCATGCTGCTCTCCAGTGCCTACATGGTGATTTTCTTATCTAGCCATCAGAGGAGGTCTGATTACCTTCACAGCAGGAGGGTGTTCCCAAGAACCTCCCCAGCAAAAAGGGCCACCCAGACTGTCCTGTTGCTGGTGAGTTTCTTTGTGATCGTGTACTGTTTGGACATCATAATGTCATCTGTCTCAACCATATTGGGGAAATATGATCCAGTTGTCCTTGATGTCCAGAGACTTGTGGGAAATGTCTATGCCACTGTCAGTCCTTTGGTGCTTATTAGTTCTGATAAAAGAATCGTTGGTATTCTGCAAAGCATGCTTGATATGGCATCAATTTTAACAAGTCGatga